The proteins below are encoded in one region of Desulfovibrio desulfuricans:
- a CDS encoding respiratory chain complex I subunit 1 family protein — MKAGLAVYFTQFALSLILAPLLPGIINRVKAKFAGRHGKPVLQTYYDIAKLLRKGEVISRTSTWIFAAAPSISLAGAICALALLPLGGAVSPLAFAGDFVLAAYLLGMGRFAVMLGALDTGSAFEGMGASREATFSALAEPVFFLALMVLTSLCLGLGHGTETAFSLSTMFGGQTAGAWLTGKGELLLLPVIFFVLLLVENCRIPVDDPNTHLELTMIHEVMVLDHSGPNLALILYGAALKLWFFAALIAGLITPALPLWEQLGVRLGIVLLLAVVVGIVESIMARLRMERVPFLLGAAAGMGMLTLILTQARLP; from the coding sequence ATGAAAGCCGGGCTTGCAGTCTATTTTACACAGTTTGCCCTGTCCCTGATTCTGGCCCCCCTGCTGCCCGGCATCATCAACCGGGTCAAGGCCAAATTTGCCGGACGCCACGGCAAGCCCGTGCTGCAAACCTACTATGATATCGCCAAGCTGCTGCGCAAGGGCGAGGTGATCAGCCGCACATCCACATGGATATTTGCAGCCGCCCCCTCCATATCCCTGGCAGGCGCAATCTGCGCGCTGGCCCTGCTGCCCCTCGGCGGCGCGGTTTCGCCACTGGCCTTTGCGGGCGACTTTGTGCTGGCAGCCTATCTGCTGGGCATGGGGCGCTTTGCCGTCATGCTTGGCGCGCTGGACACAGGCTCGGCATTTGAAGGCATGGGCGCAAGCCGCGAGGCCACATTCTCCGCCCTCGCGGAACCCGTATTTTTTCTTGCGCTCATGGTGCTCACGAGTCTGTGCCTCGGCCTTGGGCACGGCACGGAAACGGCCTTCAGCCTCTCCACCATGTTTGGCGGGCAAACCGCCGGGGCATGGCTGACAGGCAAGGGCGAGCTGCTGCTCCTGCCCGTGATCTTTTTTGTGCTGCTGCTGGTGGAAAACTGCCGCATCCCGGTGGACGACCCCAACACGCACCTTGAACTGACCATGATCCACGAGGTCATGGTGCTAGACCATTCCGGCCCCAATCTGGCCCTGATACTCTACGGCGCTGCTCTCAAACTATGGTTTTTCGCCGCGCTGATAGCAGGCCTGATCACTCCTGCTCTGCCCCTGTGGGAGCAACTGGGCGTGCGCCTTGGCATTGTGCTGCTTCTGGCCGTGGTTGTGGGCATTGTGGAATCCATCATGGCCCGCCTGCGCATGGAGCGCGTGCCCTTCCTGCTGGGCGCAGCAGCGGGCATGGGCATGCTCACGCTTATTCTGACCCAGGCGAGGTTGCCATGA
- a CDS encoding UDP-glucuronic acid decarboxylase family protein, protein MHLRKRILVTGGSGFLGSQLCERLLNEGHEVLCVDNFFSSARANVEALMDNRRFELIRHDVTFPLYVEVDEIYNLACPASPIHYQHDPVQTIKTCVHGAINMLGLAKRLGARIYQASTSEVYGDPEIHPQQESYWGHVNPNGIRSCYDEGKRCAEALFFAYWRQGNLPIKVGRIFNTYGPKMHPNDGRVVSNFIIQALKGEAITIYGDGSQTRSFCYVDDLVECMIRFMASPDDFVGPMNMGNPGEFTIRELAEKVVEMTGSKSVISYEPLPCDDPKQRKPDITLAREKLGWEPKVALEEGLIKTIAYFEKQLKDGLA, encoded by the coding sequence ATGCATCTCCGCAAACGCATTCTTGTCACCGGCGGTTCCGGCTTTTTGGGTTCGCAACTGTGCGAACGCCTGCTCAACGAAGGGCACGAAGTGCTCTGCGTGGACAATTTCTTTTCCAGCGCCCGCGCCAACGTGGAAGCGCTCATGGATAACCGCAGGTTTGAGCTTATCCGCCACGACGTGACATTTCCCCTCTATGTAGAGGTGGATGAAATTTACAATCTGGCCTGCCCGGCCTCGCCCATCCATTATCAGCACGACCCGGTGCAGACCATCAAGACCTGCGTACACGGCGCCATCAATATGCTGGGTCTGGCCAAGAGGCTTGGCGCGCGCATTTATCAGGCATCCACCAGCGAAGTGTACGGCGACCCCGAGATACATCCGCAGCAGGAAAGCTATTGGGGCCATGTGAACCCCAACGGCATCCGCTCCTGCTACGATGAAGGCAAGCGCTGCGCCGAAGCCCTGTTCTTTGCCTACTGGCGGCAAGGCAACCTGCCCATCAAGGTGGGACGCATCTTCAATACCTACGGGCCCAAGATGCACCCCAACGATGGGCGCGTGGTCTCCAACTTCATCATTCAGGCGCTCAAGGGCGAAGCCATCACCATTTACGGCGATGGCTCCCAGACCCGCTCCTTCTGCTATGTGGACGACCTTGTGGAGTGCATGATCCGCTTCATGGCCTCGCCCGATGATTTTGTGGGCCCCATGAACATGGGCAACCCCGGCGAGTTCACCATCCGCGAACTGGCCGAAAAGGTCGTGGAAATGACCGGCAGCAAATCCGTGATTTCTTACGAACCCCTGCCCTGCGATGACCCCAAGCAACGCAAGCCCGACATTACCCTGGCCCGCGAAAAGCTTGGCTGGGAACCCAAAGTAGCTCTTGAAGAAGGCCTGATAAAAACCATCGCCTACTTTGAAAAGCAGCTGAAAGACGGCCTGGCGTAG
- the gcvH gene encoding glycine cleavage system protein GcvH has product MATNPADILYSTSHEWTRIEGDEAVIGITSFAQESLGDITYVELPPVGDQLSEDKEFGSVESVKAASDLISPVSGEVIAVNEALENTPELCNSDPFGEGWIVRVKLAHKPGGLLDAAAYEAHCATEKH; this is encoded by the coding sequence ATGGCTACCAATCCCGCCGATATTCTGTACAGCACCAGCCACGAATGGACCCGCATTGAAGGGGACGAGGCCGTTATCGGCATCACCAGCTTTGCTCAGGAATCCCTTGGCGATATCACCTACGTGGAACTGCCCCCTGTGGGCGACCAGCTTTCTGAAGACAAGGAATTCGGCTCTGTGGAATCGGTCAAGGCCGCCAGCGACCTGATTTCTCCCGTTTCGGGCGAAGTGATAGCCGTGAACGAAGCTCTGGAAAACACCCCCGAGCTTTGCAACAGCGACCCCTTTGGCGAGGGCTGGATTGTGCGCGTCAAGCTGGCCCACAAGCCCGGCGGTCTGCTGGACGCGGCGGCTTACGAAGCTCATTGCGCCACCGAGAAACACTAG
- a CDS encoding proton-conducting transporter transmembrane domain-containing protein yields MLTALLFIPLCAGCIMLLWGRAVICRLGLPLTALAHTALAASIAVKVARGEAPSELGGLLAPDALGVLFLMLASLLFLAASFYAVHYLREEERIGEHTNILDHGRFTNAPERRFTACLCFFLGAMTLVTITPHMGAQWVGIEATTLSSAQLIYFHRHKSSLEATWKYLIICSVGIALALLGNILLSVSFHGAEGATGAADGMDQVGWFVRNAALAEPTWLKAAFVFLLVGYGTKMGLAPLHNWLPDAHSQAPSLVSALLSGALLNCAMLGMLRGHQIMLAAGLGGLSGGMLTFFGILSLMTAAIFIVGQGHYKRMLAYSSVEHMGILALGIGVGGVAVPGAMLHAVCHSLTKCMLFLLSGNILARYHTYSSYDVHGMRWTMPATAALWTAGFLAVAGSPPFGLFVSELLIFKGMLAADLPWLSAGYLVLLAIIFVGLSVSVLRMVQGNRPVDLPPANSEPVLSVLPPLVLGLTVLTLGLWIPDWLWNFLNRAAALIGA; encoded by the coding sequence ATGCTGACAGCACTTCTTTTCATACCCCTGTGCGCAGGCTGCATCATGCTGCTCTGGGGCCGCGCCGTCATCTGCCGCCTTGGCCTGCCACTCACGGCACTGGCGCACACAGCCCTTGCCGCTTCAATTGCCGTCAAGGTCGCGCGCGGAGAAGCCCCCTCTGAACTTGGCGGCCTGCTGGCCCCGGACGCTCTGGGCGTGCTGTTTCTGATGCTGGCGAGTCTGCTGTTTCTTGCCGCGTCGTTCTATGCCGTGCATTACCTGCGGGAAGAAGAACGCATCGGCGAGCACACCAATATTCTGGATCACGGACGCTTCACCAATGCGCCGGAGCGCCGCTTCACAGCCTGCCTGTGCTTTTTTCTCGGGGCCATGACGCTTGTGACCATCACGCCGCATATGGGCGCGCAGTGGGTGGGCATTGAGGCGACCACGCTTTCAAGCGCCCAGCTCATTTATTTTCACCGTCACAAGAGTTCGCTGGAAGCCACCTGGAAGTACCTGATCATATGCTCCGTGGGCATTGCCCTGGCTCTTCTGGGCAACATATTGCTTTCCGTGTCGTTCCACGGTGCGGAAGGCGCCACTGGCGCAGCAGACGGCATGGATCAGGTGGGCTGGTTTGTGCGCAACGCGGCCCTTGCCGAACCCACGTGGCTCAAGGCGGCCTTTGTTTTTCTGCTGGTGGGCTACGGCACCAAGATGGGCCTCGCCCCACTGCACAACTGGCTGCCCGATGCGCACAGTCAGGCGCCTTCGCTGGTTTCGGCCCTGCTTTCGGGCGCGCTGCTCAACTGCGCCATGCTGGGCATGCTGCGCGGGCACCAGATCATGCTGGCTGCGGGGCTTGGGGGGCTTTCGGGCGGCATGCTCACGTTTTTTGGTATTCTTTCGCTCATGACAGCCGCCATCTTTATTGTGGGGCAAGGCCACTACAAGCGCATGCTGGCCTATTCCAGCGTTGAGCACATGGGCATTCTGGCTCTGGGCATTGGCGTGGGCGGCGTGGCAGTGCCCGGCGCAATGCTGCATGCGGTCTGCCATTCGCTCACCAAGTGCATGCTCTTTCTGCTTTCTGGCAATATCCTTGCCCGCTACCACACCTATTCCAGCTATGATGTGCACGGCATGCGCTGGACCATGCCCGCTACGGCGGCGCTTTGGACAGCAGGATTTCTGGCTGTGGCCGGTTCGCCGCCCTTTGGGCTTTTTGTCAGCGAGCTGCTCATATTCAAGGGCATGCTGGCGGCTGACCTGCCCTGGCTTTCCGCCGGATATCTGGTGCTGTTGGCCATAATATTTGTGGGGCTTTCCGTGTCGGTTCTGCGCATGGTGCAGGGCAACCGCCCCGTGGATCTGCCGCCCGCAAACTCCGAGCCAGTGTTGAGCGTCCTGCCGCCTCTGGTGCTGGGGCTGACCGTGCTGACTCTGGGCCTGTGGATTCCCGACTGGCTGTGGAATTTTCTTAACCGCGCCGCTGCGCTCATAGGCGCGTAA
- a CDS encoding hydrogenase-4 component E, which yields MTTLLQSCLFLLVLSNYLLLGTRRVAGMTRLTAFQGLLLAALLLSLDHALLAGAVLLIKGALLPGLLWRTQKRLPADALICPARRVGFGVLAGMAGLVFSIWLDGKLVMPLGLYPPLLLPTGLATLFCGFILIVGRIKAITQVIGYLVAENGIFLLGVPLMTGGTVWFELALLLDVFVAVFVMGIAINHISDSFASIDVARFRSLRD from the coding sequence ATGACCACGCTTTTGCAGTCCTGCCTTTTCCTTCTGGTATTGAGCAATTATCTGCTGCTCGGAACGCGCCGCGTTGCGGGCATGACGCGCCTGACAGCCTTTCAGGGGCTGCTGCTGGCGGCCCTGCTGCTGAGCCTTGACCACGCGCTGCTGGCCGGGGCCGTATTGCTGATCAAGGGCGCGTTGCTGCCCGGTCTTTTGTGGCGCACCCAAAAACGGCTGCCCGCCGACGCCCTGATCTGCCCCGCCCGCCGCGTGGGTTTTGGCGTGCTTGCAGGCATGGCCGGCCTGGTATTTTCCATCTGGCTGGACGGCAAGCTGGTCATGCCGCTGGGGCTTTACCCGCCCTTGCTGTTGCCCACAGGGCTGGCAACATTATTCTGCGGATTTATCCTCATTGTGGGGCGCATCAAGGCCATCACCCAGGTCATCGGCTATCTGGTGGCGGAAAACGGCATCTTTCTGCTGGGTGTGCCGCTCATGACAGGCGGCACGGTGTGGTTTGAACTGGCCCTCCTGCTGGACGTTTTCGTGGCTGTCTTTGTTATGGGCATAGCCATCAACCATATCAGCGATTCCTTCGCCTCCATTGATGTGGCACGGTTCCGCAGCCTCAGGGATTAG
- a CDS encoding proton-conducting transporter transmembrane domain-containing protein, producing the protein MFLFITAIGILAATAALCALLAVRPPSKATGRAANAAGVIGAFAGCFVGLCALASGPWAGQESLRLPLALPVGSCALGMDALSRLFLLPVFGLGFVCAASGGIALRHEEPERHNLAAHWFFFHMLLIGLALVMTARDAVLFMLAWEIMSLAPFFLIDFNDGDSKVRDASWVYLVAAHLGAVALMAFFTLLWQVTGDTSLDALQGGAVLARVLEQAQAYSGPGLLTALFVLALVGFGAKAGLAPLHVWLPEAHPAAPSHVSALLSGAMINAGFYGMIRSVGMLAPAGAAPEWWGWTLLLLGLATGLMGILKATAQSNLKRLLAYSSVENMGLMVMGLGAGLIGQSCGNAWIAVLGFSGALLHMLNHSAFKGLLFLCAGEVLHATGTVRMQHLGGLQKRLPLLGAAFAIGAAAIACLPPFNGFAGELVLGLSLLDGPALFGVERQVGLLLALAGLACISGLAAALYAKAYGIAFLGEPRSGFAASVHPLSWRTLWPLALPAAVCLAGGLAAPCFFDLAAGAAQSALPLPPAFQQAGLAGLAQAHTSLAAVAKIGGAGLGLALFILFVRRCLLKKRAVESMPTWGCGFQGGSARIQYTDAAFSEPTAKIFAPVMGLKTRLQLDEGLFPKGGQLSVTAPDRLRSGLFTPLFTAVENLCNACKVIQHGKIHLYILYILATLVALLVWGLHS; encoded by the coding sequence ATGTTCCTTTTTATCACGGCCATCGGCATATTGGCGGCAACAGCCGCCCTGTGCGCACTGCTGGCCGTGCGCCCGCCCTCAAAGGCAACCGGACGCGCGGCCAATGCGGCTGGCGTTATCGGGGCCTTTGCGGGCTGTTTTGTCGGCTTGTGCGCTCTTGCTTCCGGCCCATGGGCCGGGCAGGAGAGCCTGCGCCTGCCTCTGGCCTTGCCCGTGGGTTCCTGCGCCCTGGGCATGGATGCCCTGAGCCGCCTGTTTTTGCTGCCAGTGTTTGGTCTGGGTTTTGTCTGCGCCGCCTCGGGCGGCATTGCCCTGCGGCATGAAGAACCAGAACGCCACAATCTTGCGGCGCACTGGTTCTTTTTTCATATGCTGCTGATCGGCCTTGCCCTGGTAATGACCGCGCGCGATGCCGTGCTGTTCATGCTGGCGTGGGAAATCATGTCGCTGGCGCCCTTCTTTCTTATTGATTTCAATGACGGCGACAGCAAGGTGCGCGACGCTTCATGGGTCTACCTTGTGGCTGCCCACCTGGGCGCTGTGGCCCTCATGGCCTTCTTTACCCTGCTGTGGCAGGTCACGGGCGACACTTCGCTTGACGCCCTGCAAGGTGGGGCTGTGCTTGCGCGGGTGCTTGAACAGGCGCAAGCCTATTCCGGCCCCGGCCTGCTTACGGCTCTGTTTGTGCTGGCTCTGGTCGGTTTTGGAGCCAAGGCGGGCCTTGCCCCCCTGCACGTATGGCTGCCCGAGGCGCACCCTGCCGCGCCAAGCCATGTTTCGGCCCTGCTCTCCGGGGCCATGATCAATGCAGGATTTTACGGCATGATCCGTAGCGTGGGCATGCTGGCCCCTGCGGGCGCGGCACCCGAATGGTGGGGCTGGACATTGCTTCTGCTGGGCCTTGCCACCGGCCTCATGGGAATTTTAAAAGCCACGGCCCAAAGCAACCTCAAAAGGCTGCTCGCCTATTCCAGCGTGGAAAACATGGGCCTGATGGTCATGGGGCTGGGTGCAGGGCTCATTGGCCAGAGCTGCGGCAATGCGTGGATTGCTGTACTGGGATTTTCCGGCGCGCTGCTGCACATGCTCAACCACTCTGCATTCAAGGGGCTGCTGTTCCTGTGCGCAGGCGAAGTGCTGCACGCCACAGGAACCGTGCGCATGCAGCATCTGGGCGGGCTGCAAAAACGTTTGCCCCTCCTTGGCGCGGCCTTTGCCATAGGTGCGGCGGCCATTGCCTGCCTGCCGCCTTTTAACGGATTTGCGGGCGAGCTTGTGCTGGGCCTTTCCCTGCTGGACGGCCCCGCGCTTTTTGGCGTGGAGCGACAGGTGGGCCTGCTGCTTGCCCTGGCGGGCCTTGCCTGCATCAGCGGCCTTGCGGCAGCCCTGTACGCCAAGGCCTACGGCATCGCCTTTCTGGGCGAGCCGCGTTCCGGCTTTGCCGCCAGCGTGCATCCGCTTTCCTGGCGCACGCTCTGGCCCCTTGCCCTGCCCGCCGCTGTGTGTCTGGCGGGTGGTCTGGCTGCCCCCTGTTTTTTTGATCTGGCAGCAGGGGCGGCGCAAAGCGCCCTGCCCTTACCTCCGGCATTTCAACAGGCTGGTCTGGCTGGCTTGGCTCAGGCGCATACAAGCCTTGCAGCCGTGGCAAAAATCGGCGGAGCCGGGCTTGGACTGGCCCTGTTTATCCTTTTTGTCCGCCGCTGCCTGCTTAAAAAACGCGCTGTAGAATCCATGCCCACATGGGGCTGCGGCTTTCAGGGCGGATCTGCCCGCATCCAGTATACGGACGCGGCTTTCTCCGAGCCCACGGCAAAAATTTTTGCTCCAGTCATGGGCCTTAAAACCCGCCTACAACTGGATGAAGGGCTGTTCCCCAAGGGCGGACAACTGAGCGTCACCGCGCCCGACCGCCTGCGCAGCGGCCTGTTTACACCGCTGTTTACGGCGGTGGAAAACCTGTGCAATGCCTGCAAGGTTATCCAGCACGGCAAAATCCACCTGTATATTTTGTACATTCTCGCCACTCTGGTGGCTCTGCTTGTGTGGGGGCTGCACTCATGA
- the gcvT gene encoding glycine cleavage system aminomethyltransferase GcvT → MSDLRTPLTAWHEAHGAKMAPFAGWLMPIQYEGIIVEHQHTRQHAGLFDICHMGEFLIEGPGADEALSKAVSHNLQTLAPGKCRYGFLLNEKGGVLDDGIIYRFGPDSFMAVVNAACAANDFAVLRARLPQSVKMTDISAETGKIDLQGPESLDVLEKLLAQNFHDLGYFGFRETTWQGSPLLVSRTGYTGELGYELYIAASEAEAFWNALLADERVKPIGLGARDTLRLEAGLPLYGHDLDENHSPAEAGMGRMMTSTADYVGREGAQNIAEVLVPLRIDGRRAARHGDVVALADGAEVGHVTSGSFAPSLGYVIAFAWVKAAHAGAENFVVRAARTELPAARVEAPFYTEGTARKKLA, encoded by the coding sequence ATGTCGGATCTGCGTACCCCCCTCACTGCCTGGCACGAGGCGCATGGCGCAAAAATGGCCCCCTTTGCCGGGTGGCTTATGCCCATCCAGTATGAGGGTATTATTGTCGAGCATCAGCACACCCGCCAGCATGCAGGTCTTTTTGACATCTGCCACATGGGCGAGTTCCTTATTGAAGGCCCCGGCGCGGACGAAGCCCTGAGCAAGGCCGTGAGCCACAATCTCCAGACCCTTGCCCCCGGCAAGTGCCGCTACGGCTTTTTGCTCAACGAAAAGGGCGGCGTGCTGGACGATGGCATCATCTACCGTTTCGGCCCTGATTCCTTCATGGCCGTGGTCAACGCCGCCTGCGCCGCCAACGACTTTGCCGTGCTGCGCGCCCGCCTGCCCCAAAGCGTCAAGATGACCGACATTTCCGCAGAAACCGGCAAGATCGACCTCCAGGGGCCGGAATCTCTGGACGTGCTCGAAAAGCTGCTGGCCCAGAATTTTCATGACCTCGGGTACTTTGGCTTTCGTGAAACCACCTGGCAGGGTTCGCCCCTGTTGGTGAGCCGCACCGGCTACACCGGCGAGCTGGGCTACGAGCTGTACATCGCCGCCTCTGAAGCCGAAGCTTTCTGGAACGCCCTGCTGGCTGACGAACGCGTCAAGCCCATAGGCCTTGGCGCGCGCGATACCCTGCGCCTTGAGGCTGGCCTGCCCCTGTACGGGCACGATCTGGACGAGAATCACAGCCCCGCCGAAGCCGGTATGGGCCGCATGATGACCAGCACCGCCGACTATGTGGGCCGCGAAGGCGCGCAGAACATTGCCGAAGTGCTGGTGCCCCTGCGCATTGATGGCCGCCGCGCCGCCCGTCACGGCGATGTGGTTGCCCTTGCTGACGGCGCGGAAGTGGGCCACGTGACCAGCGGTTCGTTTGCGCCCTCGCTGGGCTATGTGATCGCTTTTGCTTGGGTCAAGGCCGCGCATGCCGGGGCCGAAAATTTTGTGGTTCGTGCCGCCAGAACGGAGCTGCCCGCCGCGCGGGTTGAAGCGCCGTTCTACACCGAAGGCACCGCGCGTAAAAAACTGGCCTGA
- a CDS encoding TatD family hydrolase yields MSKKSAVRIDPLTLALPLAGVDSHAHLDGQEFDADRDAVLERAHAAGIAQVGNVFLGPEEYHARRAYFDAHPEVFFLMGVHPCDGQKCTQERLAAMRAAFAEDSRLKAVGEIGLDFYWPDCPREIQYQALRDQLALARAVERPVVIHCRDAEEETLMTLEAEGFAGYPLLWHCFGQGPETARRILSNGWHISIPGPVTYKANEALREAVALIPADRLLLETDAPYLAPLPWRGKRNEPSYTVFTVRAMAEARGENPEDLWRTCGDNARRFFGLPAQE; encoded by the coding sequence ATGTCGAAAAAATCAGCCGTCCGCATTGATCCCCTGACTCTGGCCCTGCCCCTTGCCGGGGTGGACAGCCACGCGCACCTTGATGGTCAGGAATTTGATGCGGATCGCGATGCCGTGCTTGAACGCGCCCACGCGGCAGGTATTGCCCAGGTGGGCAACGTTTTTTTGGGGCCGGAAGAGTATCATGCCCGCCGGGCTTATTTTGATGCTCACCCCGAGGTGTTTTTTCTTATGGGCGTACACCCCTGCGATGGGCAGAAGTGTACGCAGGAGCGCCTTGCCGCCATGCGCGCCGCCTTTGCCGAAGATTCCCGGCTCAAGGCCGTGGGCGAAATCGGTCTGGATTTTTACTGGCCGGATTGCCCGAGGGAAATCCAGTATCAGGCCCTGCGCGATCAGCTTGCTCTGGCGCGCGCCGTGGAACGTCCGGTGGTCATTCACTGCCGCGATGCAGAGGAAGAAACTCTCATGACGCTGGAGGCCGAGGGCTTTGCCGGGTATCCCCTCCTGTGGCACTGCTTTGGTCAGGGGCCGGAAACAGCGCGGCGCATCTTGAGCAACGGCTGGCACATATCCATTCCCGGCCCGGTCACGTACAAGGCCAATGAGGCCCTGCGCGAGGCCGTGGCTCTTATTCCCGCCGACCGTCTGTTGCTGGAAACCGACGCTCCCTATCTTGCGCCCCTGCCTTGGCGCGGCAAGCGCAACGAGCCTTCCTATACGGTGTTTACCGTGCGGGCCATGGCCGAAGCGCGGGGAGAAAACCCTGAAGATCTCTGGCGTACCTGCGGCGACAATGCCCGCCGGTTTTTCGGCCTGCCAGCGCAGGAATGA